The genomic region gggattgcattgaatctgtagatgagtttgggtagaattgacatcttaatgacatttagccttcctatccatgaacatggaatatttttccatcttttaaggtccccttctatttcttttagtagagttacatagttttctttgtataggtcttctacatctttggttaagtttattcctaggtacttgatttttttagttgctattgaaaacggtgtctttttcttgagtgtctcttcagtttgttcatttctagcatatagaaacattactgagttatgtgcattaatcttgtatcccgctactttgctaaatttgtttattagctctagtagctgtattgtcgatttctcagggttttctagatataagatcatatcatctgcaaacaatgacagttttacttcttcttttccaatttggatgccttttatttctttgtcttgccggattgccctggctagcacttccagcacaatgttgaataacagtggtgacagcgggcatccttgtcttgttcctgatcttagagggaaggctttcagtctctcaccattgagtactatgctggctgtgggtttttcatatatgctctttatcatgttgaggaagtttccttcaattcctaccttttgaagtgtttttatcaaaaagggatgttggattttgtcaaatgctttttcagcatctattgagatgatcaattgatttttcccttttgacttgttaatgtgttgtaatacattgattgattttcttatgttgaaccatccttgcatgcctggaataaaccccacttggtcatggtgtatgatttttttaatgtgtctttggattcgatttgcaagtattttgttgaggatttttgcatctatattcattagggagattggccggtagttttccttttttgtagcatctttgcctggttttggtattagattgatgttagcttcataaaatgagttaggtagtgttccattttcttcaatgttttgaaagagtttgagtaagattggtgtcagttctttctggaaagtttggtagaattcccctgtgaagccatctggccctgggcatttatttgtgggaagatttttgatgactgattggatctctttgcttgtgatgggttggttgaggtcttctatttcttctctggtcagtctaggttgttcatatgtttccaggaaattgtccatttcctctacattatccagtttgttgccatacagttgttcatagtatcctcttataatttttttaacttcttcaggatctgcagttatgtcacctttttcattcattattttgtttatgtgggtcttctctctttttgattttgtcagtctagctaggggcttgtcaatcttgttgatcttctcaaagaaccaacttttggtgatatttatcctctctattgtttttttgttctctatgtcatttatttctgctttaatccttgtgatttcttttcttctacttggtttaggattggtttgctgttcattttctagcttcttcagttgatccattagttctttgattttggctctttcttcctttttaatatatgcgtttagtgctataaatttcccccttagcactgcttttgctgcatcccataggttttggtatgttgtgttctcattttcattcgactctatatatttagcaatttctcttgctatttcttctttaacccactgattgtttaggagtgtgttgtttcacctccaggtatttgtgaattttctaagtctctgatggttattgacttctaattgtattccattgtggtcagagaatgtgctttgaataatttcaatctttttaaatttattgaggcttgttttatgtcccagcatatgatctattctggagaaagttccgtgagcactagaaaagtatgtgtatcctggtgatttgggatgtaatgtcctgtagatgtctgttaaatctaattcatttatcagattgtttaggttttcaatttccttattggtcttctgtctggttgatctatctataggagagagtgatgtgttgaagtctcccacaattattgtggaaacatcaattgcttcctttagttttgccagtgtttctctcatgtattttgtggcaccttgattgggtgcatagacatttacgactgttatttcttcttgctgaattgccccttttattagtatgtagtggccttctttgtctctcaaaacatccctgcatttgaagtctatttcatctgagattaatattgctacacctgctttcttttggctgtagcttgcatgaaatattttttccatcctttcactttcagtttctttgtgtccctgtgtctaagatgagtctcttgtatgcaacatattgatggttcattttttttgatccattctgcgaatctatatcttttaattggggagtttaatccatttacattcaacgttataaacgtgaaggcatttcttgaatcagccatcttatcctttggtttatgtttgtcatatttttcccctctgtctattaatatcctttattgtacccataccgaatctctttagtactgaacctttctccaagtctctctgtcctttctttgtttctctgtctgtagggctcccttgagtatctccagtagggcaggtctcttgttagcaaattctctcagcatttgtttgtctgtaaaaaatttaagctctccctcaaatttgaaggagagctttgctggataaagtattcttggctggaaatttttctcactcagaattttaaatatatcatgccactgccttctggcctccatggtggctgctgagtagtcactacttagtcttatgctgtttcctttgtatgtggtgaattgcttttctcttgctgctttcagaacttgctccttctcttctgtgtttgacagtgtgatcagtatatgtctcggagtgggtttatttggatatattctatttggggttcgctgagcatttatgatttgtgtatttatgttgtttagaagatttgggaagttttccccaacaatttctttgaatactcttcctagacctttacccttttcttccccttctgggacaccaatgagtcttatatttggacgtttcatattgtctatcatatccctgaggaccatttcgattttttcaatttttttccccattctttcttttatgctttcattttccattctgtcatcttccaggtcactgattcgttgttcaacttcctctagtcttgtactatgagtgtccagaatctttttaatttggtcaacagtttctttaatttccataaggtcatccatttttttatttagtcttgcaatgtcttctttatgctcttctagggtcttcttgatttcctttgtctcccgtactatggtctcattgtttgtctttagttctttgagtagctgctctaggtgctgtgtctcttctgatcttttgatttgggtgcttgggcttgggttatccatatcgtctggttttttcatatgctttataattttctgttgtttttggcctcgtggcatttgctgaacttgatagggttcttttaggatttgtagaccaattgaagtccttatctctaatttatcagatctacagcttcatggagtacactttctctaactaaccagcaggtggcgtccacgagccacctgttctccacaagccagttctcccctgcttagcctttttggtgagtgggggagtgagtcttgtggggtccaattggtgtaccaagcttgcgtgtgtagttggtgttgcctgccctgtatatggggcgtgtttctgggcagtcagggagggggggtggctctaacaatcaaatctccctggtgatcctagagttttaaagctgctgcaatagtctaatccttcagttcagtcctcccacagtttgtctctgccactgacccacaagtccttggtattggcgtatggctcctgagacttgcaagtgggcccctcttccaggctgtgcaccccgggtcctctgttgagggatgactgtgctatgtcacaggtgagtgccgtccccccagggcagttctgggctgctgggctgtgtagggaggctcccagtctgctgaaatgatggctgaatggggctttgttaattcacaccgttccaccttcctaactctgggacaatcagctgaggttgcagggaaggctaatgtccacgcccagttttgtggtgtgtgcctgttatttgaagcacttccgtcacactgggttgtctggggcagttctgggctatggggctggcgatgggcaggagtgtttcctttccaccaggatgatggctgtgagcggacaccccccttttcttgggaagttgtggtgtttagtgaattttctcagccactggattattgtgttttgtctcagagctctcctggttctgctcttgacttgacctgtccaaattgcaagtctttgaagctttctgtattgggcttcttagagtaattgttttagaaaaagaaaaaaggattaaaaaaaaaaaaaaaaaaaagggccctcctcagagatctaatgggttattgaaatgctaagagacaatgcagccagggccattaaggaaaggtccacagggcaaagagatcagcttttcttcgggatttgcatatgcgcctcagggcctgagctcgagcctgagctctgcccttcccctttctatgttcaccagaactccaaaaatcctccgcttttattttggagtttttcgtgttgttttttttctatgcctgtctcctctctgcttggctggctgctctcagattctctggtgtctggtctccgtctatctatggttggagtttggatcagcagaatgagtttccgataagggctgccactgcagttctcccttctccttcccggagctgacagctcctcctcccacgggactgagcctggcagagaggggtgcgggtcccctggccgcaaaaacttacagatttcgctgatctcagcagttccacgttttcatgagtgttgtatgaagtatgcccaaagtcagattgctctgtggtgtccagtccatgcagttcctggctttctacctactttcctggaggagtaactaaaacatacagctcaccagtctgccatcttgccccgcctccgctcTTCCCTCTTTAAAGCTGTTGCTTTCCAGACCTCCTGGAGAGCTTccacatagtaaatactcaaaAGTACTTTTGGATTTTGGATTGAATGCATTATTCTTTCCCTTCTCTAACCTTTTCCAATCTCCACCTCTGTGTGGGCTCAAGGAGGTTTTACACGTATCTTTGGCTCCTCTTTGCTCATTCTTAGAATAAATGGTCTACAGACAttggttttattttcctcttcccgAGGTTTTGAATATACATATACAGTATATGTTACTTATATACTCTCTCCttctctatatatacatatatcataaaattcacccattttaagtgcacTAATCAATGATTTTTTTAGTGAATTAATGAATTGTGCAAACATCACTACAATCCAGTTTTGGAGTGTTTTTAACCCCCCTAAATATCCTTTATATCCGTTTGCAGTCAATTCCCATTTCCTAGCCCCAATTCCAGGCAACAACTAACCTGCTTTATAAATGGATCCTATaatatgtccttttttttttttttagagcttGGAgagcttatttattttaatcctcaATATTTTATCAACACTTGCCACTGTACACTTTCAACTAGTGCACATAGATTTTATGAATAATTGAGCACCAGTTTTATTTAGCGATAATAGTCACGACTAGATAGTTCTGGGAACTGTTTTGATAGTTTTCTTTAAACAACACCATCCATTTGGGAAATCGATTAGCCACAGTCCCACTATCCACTTCTGTCACTCTTCTTTATCAGGTCTCCtgtgccttttcatttcttaatgAATATTGTAGGATGAGTCAACTTTATGTCATCCTGATTTAGGGCTTGCAGCATCTTCTGCACATGGTGTGCACCCAGGCAATTTCTGGAACTCTTGACATTCCTCCACCAGTATTCATCCAATCGCTATTAGCATTCAGTGGGAACTGGACACTGCACTCGCTTCAGCTCCCTGAGTCCTGCTAGGTGCCCGAGCATGTTGGTGAAGCCTGGGGTGGAGATGATGTTGATATCAAAGACAAGGGAGCTGAAATGGGAGCAGCTGCCCAGGACAGGCAGGAGGGCTTTGATTTGAGATTCCTTCAAGCTGCATCCCCCCACATTCAGGTGCTGCAGGGTGCCTGACACTTAACCCAGCAGAACCTCTAGAGGCCTGCAGAACATTTCAGAAAAGTCATTGTTGCATAGAACCCACTCCTTCAGGTGGGTCAAGTAGGTGATATCACGGACAATAAGTCCACATTCGTTGACCACCAGGGTCTCCAATGGTTTCTGCAGATCTCTGAGAATCTTATATAGTTGACCTGAGATATTGCTGGGCTTCAGGTAGAGCTTCTTGAGGGGGTGCAGAGGACTTAGCAGGGAGAAACAGTCCGCAGGGAACTTCTAGGGAGGACTGCACATCGTGAAGATGCTCAGATTCTGCATTTGCTCTAACTGGCTGAAAACTAGAAATAGGTCTGACTTGTGTCTGATGTCAATGGCATGCTCCAGCTTCACCATGTGGATGGAATCCAGCTCCAGCCACTGGAGGATCTGTACCCGGTAGCACATTAGCACTTGGTCAATTTCCAGTGCCTGACACTGGAGTTTATAATAGCCATGACTTCTCTCCACTTTCTACATTATGTAAAAGGAGAACCTGGACTTCTGTATACATTGGAAATCACTGAAGTCAAGATCTGCATATTTGCACAGGTTCTCTGTAGCAACGAGGCTATTCTCTGGGACTGAGTGGGAGCTGCTCCGCCTTCTGGGTCTTTCAGAGTTTGAGTCATGAGAAAGTACTAAGGCCATGTCTCAAAGCATTCCTCCCAGGCAGAAAGCACAAAGTCATAGGTAAAATCCAGCACCTTCAGCTTCAATCTCCTGGGACAAGCAGTGTCATCAGGAACAAATTCTAGATCATCTAGCACAGCTTCCAACACAGTTTCTGACTGCTTCCTTAATGATCCTAGATGGAGGCAGGGGAAGGGCCAGGCCTGCACCAGCTCCATCACGGTCTTTGTGTGTCCCCCAGTAAAGGCAGCTGTGAAGAGTGCTGGGAAGAGAACCACAGGGAGGTCTTCCAGGGCATGCACGGCTCAGCCAGGTCCTCATCACTCAGTAGATTCTGCACTGCAAGATCCAAGAGACTGAGGAGGTCTTGTCTGCTCATCTCCACTGAACTGTCGGGCTACCTGATGTCCGACTCTGTCGCCTACCTGGCAGCTGATGGGTGAGATGCTGGATGAGGATGGAAGGTGATTCCCTGTAGGCTCAGATGCTggacaaactctgagaattcagCTTTGCCTGACCTAGGCAAATTCCCTGAATGGAGCTACCAGGTCTTCTCCAAGGATGGCCTCACTCACCCTTCTATCATCCCTAGAAATCCTTTcaatatgtactttttttttgtatctggcttctttcacttaacacagTGAGGCTCATTCATTGTAGTCTATCAACATTTCATTTTACCTTTATATTGCTGACTAGTATTCCAtttatgaatataccatatttgTTTCTCCAGATTGttcccactttttggctattatgaataatgcggttgtgaacatttgcatacaagtcttgtgtgttttcatttctcttgtgttatgttttcatttctcttaggcaGTTTCCTAAGGGTGGAATTGTTATGGAGTCTAATGagtttatatttaactttctaagaaactgccgtACTGTTTGCAAAgtggttataccattttacatttgcacCCAGAAATGCATGAGggttctagtttctccacatccttgtcaacacttggtattgtctgtcttttttactataggcattctagtgggtgtgaagtagtatctaattgtttttaatttgcatttccctaatgagtaaTTAGGTtgggtatcttttcatgtgcttactagccatctatatatatattttggtgaaatatctatgcaaatcttttgcccacttttaaattgtttttatcttATTATTATAAGAGTTCATTATATAcattggatacaagtcctttttcCAGATAAATGATATGCAGATATtttttctgtctgtgaattctttttattttctcaatgttGTTTCTGaagtaaaaaaagttttaattttgataaagttcaattcatcatttttttcttttatagatcaTACTTTTGCTGTCAATTCCAAGAACTCTGCCTAACCCAGTCATGaagatattttctcctttattttcttctaaaagttgtagttttagctcttcatttagatctatgatcctgtttccttttttcataTCTTGGCAATTTCTATCCTAATCATTCCCTTCAAGCTTCATTCTTGATTATTAACAAAGATCTAACTGCCAAATCCAATGGCTTTCCTCAACTTTCATCCAGTACTACTTTGTCCGGTATTAGATAGATGATTAAATAAGTAATTACAAGAAACTTGGTGATTAAAATGCttgggaaaggagaagggagatagATCTGATTTGGTGACTACTCAGGGTACCTTGACATAGAGGGTGCTGTGTACATACTTGCTCAATTGCAAATACAAAAGGCCCTTTAGGTCAGTTCTTGGGTTGATTCAGATACAGTTTTTGCTAAGAGTACAGTACACAAAGAGGTCTAAACTGAATTGCATTCTCAGGCTCAAGTGCAAATGAATCTACATCCCTCAGTGAATCAGAGATTCTTAAGGATCCAGCAGACTGGGGATATCCCAGGGTGAAAGTGAACTTTCAGGGCAGCCCTGGAAGTACTGAGCTTGATAGCCGAGCTGCATCTCTAGAACTGGGCTAAACTAGATCTGCTCTAAAGGAAGGGCTATGTGTGAGATTTATCCAATACCTACATGAGCTAAAATTTGGTTAGATACAGTATTAGGTAAAGAAAGACTCAAGGTGAAGtcaaggattttgtttttttattttaatatggaaGAGACCTGCATGTTTACAGACTGCAGAGAATGATCCAGCAGAGAATGGAGCTGAAAATTAGAGGGgttggagggaaagaaagaattaattgaagcaaggtaaaaaaaaaaaaaagggaatccAGAGCCCTCTAGGAAAACCAATTTCTTTGCAGAGTGGGAATTGGGGGAAGGAGATGAGGGGAgaattttcacattttactttTACACTCTggtatatgtttaaaaatttgaagtaatgaatatgtattaattttataatggaattttttaaaaagtgctctgCAGAATAATTAGCTTTGGATGAGACAGGATACACAGaggtaaaaataacaataaaaacaactgGTCAACCCACACGATCTCCCCTTTCTGCTCTAGTTACAGTAAATGCCTCTATTTCATATACACTAGGTTTATTACTtcggttaaaatatttaatgcctcAAAGACAAAAGTTATAGCCTGTATTTCTgtatagaaaaaaatcataaggtaattttttttttaaataatcttggAGTAAGGAATGCCTTTCTATGTATGGCACAAAATGGAGAAGCCTAGAGGAATATATTGATTAAtttgaccacattaaaaaaattctgcctaattaaaaaaattaaatcagcaaaaaaaaaaaggcttcttcAAATCTATGAAGATAGTCTCACttgtaataaaagaaatacaaattaaactaTGATAccactttaaaattattaagattggCAAAGATCAACAAGTTTGATAATACCCTCTTTTGataagcatatggaaaaacaGGTACTCTCATGTAAAGCTGATAGTTTAAGTTGGTACAACCTTCAAGGTAAGTATTATGCATTGGTAAAATCCACCCCGACCTCAACAACTATTTTCTGTCTTGCTCACTCTGTATTCACCGCATTGGCCTCCTTGCTCTTTCTCAAACATGTTAAGTTCACTCCAGCCCCAGGGTCTATGTACTTGCCTTTCCCCACTGCCCCTGAAATACACACCAATTTTTCCACCTCTTCAGGCCattgctcaaatatcaccttcttGGTGAGGTCTTCAATCTAAAACACTGGCTACCATCTCCTCCAtcattctcttttcattttattcttcagaGCACTTATCATCTGacattattttatgcatgtttatCATCTTTCCTCTCCAGCTAGACTGTAAACCCTGTAAAGGCCAAGGACTTTGTTGTGTATATTGCTACATCCCTGTACCCTAGAATGGTATAGGCTGAACATATAGTTGGTGCTCAGTAAGTACagatactgaatgaatgaatgagcctcTATGGAAGACAACTTAGCagtatctattaaaatttaaaatgcacctCTTACCCACCAATTCCCCTCTAGGTATTTATCCTATagataaaatgtgcaaaggatGTACAAAACTATTTATTGTAGCACTGCTTGTAAAAGCGAAAGGGAGAAACAATCTAAGGTCaacttttataataaattatcTATATgtaaacaatggaatacaacGTAGATATGGAAAGATCTCTAATTCTGAAAATTCTTTTGCTACCTTTGGTGAATATACATATGAGACGTGACCATCTTAAATTCCTGGTGATATCGCTAAAAGAATGATCCCCTTAATGGGTCTTATAATGGAAAAGACAGTAGAGGTTGACAgatgaataattatttttactaaATGAATATTAATTTCCTCATCCTTGTAAAGACATAGAATTTCTATGAATTAAATAATATTCGAGTAAGAACAATTTACTTGCACATAGATAGCCTTCTTAAACAAAGACCTCTCTCTTTGTAGATCCAAGCTCATGAATAGGCCTGAATGAATGAACGCAATATCTAGTGTTCATTCATTATGGGTGGATATCTCTTTTTATAAACAAAACCTCTTATTTTTGGAAAGAGATTCAGAATGTCTTTAGTATACATTCCCTGCTATCTTAAGGGGAGAATACCCCTGCTGCTCATCAAAGGACATCTACTTTAGAGCCACAGGGCACTCTGCAGGGGTTCTTTTCTACTCCAGAGTTAAATACATATAAAGACACAATGCATACAGGATAATTCCCCGGTACTAATATATACTGTCCAAACTTGTCAAACTGTAATTTGCTTATTATTcctgaaataaaactttttatttcctgCTCTTTACTACTGCCTTTAGCTCccctattttccagtttttctcatctggaaTCCTACTGTGCAAATACTGCCATTTCAAGGGCCAGGCAAAGTCCTCTCTCTCCCATTAAAGGACAAAGTCTCCCCTGTGTACTCTACTCAAAGGTGATAGTGACATAGACACTAACCCTCTTTAGCATATAATTGTGTTTATCAAGCATAATCTTTCGGCTGCTTAATAATATTAATTTGCTTTTCACAAGTTTTTGACTTATCTTCTAATTAGCTTGTAAGCTCCTTAAACGCAGGttcctttattctgtttttcctATATTCCTTATTCACCTACATAGTAGATGCTCTAAATATCCTGGTTTTGAAAAGTAACATGGTCAATCCAATCATGACCCACTATGTACATTTAGTGGTCTTTACAGATTTTGCTATAATCAATCTATGTTCTTtgttctttatataaatatgcagTTTCTGCTAGCCCAATAATTTCTGTGAGTGTATCAGTACTCATCAGCTGACTCTGTGTCCCAGCCACAGGACTGCAGTTCATCCTGTGGGAACTCAACTTCAATGTCATAAACAAAATTTggatcttctttcttcttctgatttttctcAAAAAGTTCATCCATGATGCTCTTCCTTTTGGCGAGTTCCTTGTCATCTAGTTTGTTCAAGTCTTCCTCAGGATCAATGGTTGTTTCCTTTTGAATTTGTGCCATTGTTTCTGCCAAACTCTGCCCCTTCAAGTAACCTTGTAAAAATCTGAACAACTTCTCCAGCTGCTTCAAGGGTACTTGTTCCAGGTAACTCTTGTGTCGTGGATTATTCTTTAGTTGTTCAGCAGCTCTGCTGCAGTCtaggagggaagaaaaaaaaaacacaaaactagaTACCATATATACCATATACACCACACACTACTGCTAGGACCAAAATAGAACAAAACACTCAGAACCTGAAAGCATTATCTGCCACTCTAGCCATGTAGTTAAATGTCTTTATTGGAATATATTATTTTGCAGAACTATTTCTTTATATTGAGGTTTGAATGGGGTGGGGTCAGGGAGGGATGTGTGTttgatttccttaattttaaatcattttatggaGTTGTTAAATACTTTCATCTGGAGAAGAAAAAGTGCTATTATAGCTTTTTGGTTGTACTACAGGTGCTAATAAAATATcaggactaaaaaaaaaaacatatggagggagagaagggaattAATAATACTATCATTCAGTGCACCCAACTATCCTGAAATTATCAATCTtcttttacagatcaggaaacagaAGTTCACTGTGAGTAAGTAACTTAGCCAGGGTTACACATCTAGTCCCTGGtagagtcatgatttgaatttaAGATATCTAACTCTAAAGGCCATGCTACTCCACTGCATGAGTCTCAAATTGTACTTGTAAAGTGATTTAGAGACTATTTAAGATAGGAGGCAAGATAAAACACGAGGTACCTGAAAACTGTGAAAAGTTTCGGACTGGCATGATGCGCTGGCGACTTTTCCCTTTGATTTCACTCTCATAGATTAATATAATAGCTGGAGGCTGGAATCTAATTCCACATTTCTTGGCAGTGCACATCATTTCCACATATACTTCAGGGTAAATTAGAAGAAATCTGATGAAAATGTGTTAGTTGAATAATGGCTTcctgctaaaaggaaaaaaaaaattcaatttcagcTCAACTAGGTGTTAGATAAATCTCACTACCCCTCCCAGCCAGTAGATCTGGTTTAGTCTAGTTCTAGAGATGCATCTCAGTCTATGAAGACCTTGGGAGGGCTGCCCTGAAAGTTCACTTTCACCCTGGGTTATCCCCAGTCTGCTGGATCCCTAAAAATCTCTGGTTCACTGAGGGATGTAGATTCGTTCACACTTGAACCTAGGAATGCAATTCAGTTTAGACCAATGATTGTATCTGAACCCCTGAATCAGCCCAAGAACTGACCCAAAGGGCCTTTTGTACTTACCAATCAAGCAAGTATGTACCCAGCACCCTCTATGTCCAGGTACCCAGAGTAGTCACCAAATCAGATGTGTCTCCCTTCTACTTTCCCAATCATTTTAATCACCAAGTTTCTTGTAATTACTTATTTGATCATCTATCTTCTCTTCTAGTCCATATGCTCTACGAAGGCAGGGAATAT from Choloepus didactylus isolate mChoDid1 chromosome 1, mChoDid1.pri, whole genome shotgun sequence harbors:
- the CEP19 gene encoding centrosomal protein of 19 kDa — encoded protein: MMCTAKKCGIRFQPPAIILIYESEIKGKSRQRIMPVRNFSQFSDCSRAAEQLKNNPRHKSYLEQVPLKQLEKLFRFLQGYLKGQSLAETMAQIQKETTIDPEEDLNKLDDKELAKRKSIMDELFEKNQKKKEDPNFVYDIEVEFPQDELQSCGWDTESADEY